In Mycobacterium stomatepiae, the following are encoded in one genomic region:
- a CDS encoding glycosyltransferase 87 family protein, whose product MSISQAPVVGSRPGRALLWCLLWLVAAAALGYTACGLFAHTPYRIDIDIYQMGGQTWLDGRPLYTGDVLFHTPIGLNLPFTYPPLAAIVFCPFAWLHMPAASVAITVLTLVLLIVSTVIVLTRLDVWNTSTVVPGPAWLRRWWLAVVVVAQASIWLEPIASNFAFGQINVVLMTLVIADCVPRRTPWPRGLLLGLGIALKLTPAVFLLYFLVRRDFRTALTAVISFASATLLGFILAWSDSWEYWTHTVHHTDRIGSAALNTDQNIAGALARIGLSEHLRFLLWLGLCLAVLALTVWAMRRVLRVGETTLAVVCVALFGLMVSPVSWSHHWVWVLPTLLVTMILSWRRRNIALALVTLVGVAVLEIDWTPLELMPKHHEETANWWHQLLGMSYVWWALAVIVTAGLTVTGRAGTRDAQGGNESDAGRRLLRDANVAT is encoded by the coding sequence ATGAGTATTTCGCAGGCGCCCGTTGTGGGCAGCCGACCGGGGCGGGCGTTGTTGTGGTGTTTGTTGTGGCTGGTGGCCGCCGCGGCGCTGGGTTACACGGCCTGCGGCCTGTTTGCGCACACGCCGTACCGCATCGATATCGACATCTATCAAATGGGCGGGCAGACCTGGCTGGACGGGCGTCCGCTCTACACCGGTGACGTGTTGTTCCACACACCCATCGGGCTGAATCTGCCGTTCACCTATCCCCCGCTGGCCGCGATCGTGTTCTGCCCGTTCGCCTGGCTGCACATGCCGGCGGCCAGCGTGGCGATCACGGTGCTGACCCTGGTGCTGCTGATCGTCTCGACGGTGATCGTGCTAACCCGCCTCGACGTGTGGAACACCTCGACGGTGGTGCCCGGTCCGGCCTGGTTGAGGCGGTGGTGGTTGGCGGTGGTCGTCGTCGCGCAGGCCTCGATCTGGCTGGAGCCCATCGCCTCGAACTTCGCCTTCGGCCAGATCAACGTCGTGCTGATGACGTTGGTGATCGCCGACTGCGTGCCGCGCCGCACGCCCTGGCCCCGCGGGCTGCTGCTGGGGTTGGGCATCGCGCTCAAACTCACCCCTGCGGTGTTCCTGCTCTATTTCCTGGTGCGTCGCGACTTCCGCACTGCGTTGACGGCCGTGATCTCGTTCGCCTCGGCGACGCTGCTCGGCTTCATCCTGGCGTGGAGCGACTCGTGGGAGTACTGGACGCACACCGTGCACCACACCGATCGGATCGGTTCCGCGGCGCTGAACACCGACCAGAACATCGCGGGCGCGCTGGCCCGGATCGGGCTCTCCGAGCACCTGCGTTTCCTGCTGTGGCTGGGCCTATGCCTGGCCGTCCTCGCGTTGACCGTCTGGGCGATGCGACGGGTGTTGCGGGTCGGTGAAACGACGCTCGCGGTCGTCTGCGTCGCCCTGTTCGGGTTGATGGTGTCGCCGGTGTCGTGGTCACACCATTGGGTGTGGGTGCTGCCGACGCTGCTGGTGACGATGATCCTGAGCTGGCGGCGCCGCAACATCGCGCTGGCCCTGGTCACCCTCGTCGGGGTGGCGGTGCTGGAGATCGACTGGACACCGCTCGAGCTGATGCCCAAGCACCACGAGGAAACCGCCAATTGGTGGCATCAACTGCTCGGGATGTCCTACGTATGGTGGGCGCTGGCCGTGATCGTCACGGCCGGACTCACGGTCACCGGGCGGGCCGGAACTCGGGATGCCCAGGGGGGCAATGAGTCCGACGCCGGCCGTCGGCTGCTGCGCGACGCGAACGTCGCGACCTAG
- a CDS encoding lysophospholipid acyltransferase family protein: protein MWYWLFKYILLGPLLQLLGRPKVEGLQHLPTNGPAILASNHLAVMDSFYLPLVVRRRITFLAKSEYFTGTGIKGWFSRWFFTAVGQVPIDRANADAAQAALDTARRVLSAGKLLGMYPEGTRSPDGRLYKGKTGLARLALETGVPVIPVAMIGTDVVNPPGTTMLRFGKVTVRFGKPMDFSRFDGLAGNRFIERAVADEVIYELMGLSGQEYVDVYAATVKNRGNDSNGQGPDDDATRIPETAAG from the coding sequence ATGTGGTACTGGCTGTTCAAGTACATCCTCCTCGGCCCGTTGCTGCAATTGCTGGGGCGGCCGAAAGTCGAAGGCCTGCAACACCTTCCAACCAACGGTCCGGCGATCCTGGCCAGTAACCACCTGGCGGTGATGGACAGCTTCTACTTGCCGTTGGTGGTGCGGCGGCGAATCACCTTCCTGGCGAAGTCCGAATATTTCACCGGCACCGGAATCAAGGGCTGGTTCAGCCGCTGGTTCTTCACCGCCGTCGGCCAGGTTCCGATCGACCGCGCCAACGCCGACGCCGCGCAGGCCGCATTGGACACCGCCCGGCGGGTGCTTAGCGCGGGCAAGCTGCTGGGCATGTATCCCGAGGGCACCCGCTCGCCGGACGGCCGCCTGTACAAGGGCAAGACCGGCCTGGCCCGGCTGGCGCTGGAGACCGGCGTCCCGGTGATTCCGGTCGCGATGATCGGCACCGACGTCGTCAATCCGCCGGGCACCACGATGCTGCGCTTCGGCAAGGTGACGGTCCGGTTCGGCAAACCGATGGACTTCTCCCGGTTCGACGGGCTGGCCGGCAACCGCTTCATCGAACGAGCCGTCGCCGACGAGGTCATCTACGAGCTGATGGGCCTGTCCGGTCAGGAGTACGTCGACGTGTACGCCGCAACCGTCAAGAACCGCGGCAACGACTCGAACGGTCAGGGACCGGACGACGACGCCACTCGGATCCCCGAGACCGCTGCCGGCTAG
- a CDS encoding PPE family protein, translating to MDFALLPPEVNSGLMYAGPGAGPMLAAAAGWDALAAQLESTASGYAAELAGLIGHAWSGPSSQLMIAAATPYVDWLSAAAAQTAQAGVQAYAAAASYEVAFAMTVPPPVIAANRAQLIALIATNFFGQNTPAIAATETQYMQMWVQDATAMYGYAADSEVASTLTSFDEPPQTTNAAGRDAQPQSVTQATGNATRQLASADATMHTLNSPSADSAVPVAPGQTVAAPPGSTIAIGTDTGMYVNSGSITITGPGTNLISFGSVIVNPGSTIHTIIDCSEGGVLIPGGVDVTADSSPLILTPGSFQEVLVTLVNGSATLPVVGAQQVAVQTIGNAATAIAGPAGASITNVFGAVTVATATPIPGSSSALGAPAIGGLAAPGLAGAAGIQPQLNVDALMEWAQTASG from the coding sequence ATGGACTTTGCGTTGCTACCTCCAGAGGTCAACTCCGGGCTCATGTATGCAGGACCCGGGGCAGGTCCGATGCTGGCAGCCGCCGCGGGTTGGGACGCGTTGGCCGCCCAGCTGGAGTCGACCGCCAGCGGCTACGCGGCCGAGCTGGCCGGATTGATCGGTCACGCGTGGTCCGGCCCGTCGTCGCAGCTGATGATCGCCGCGGCCACGCCGTATGTCGACTGGTTGTCTGCTGCGGCTGCGCAGACCGCACAGGCCGGGGTACAGGCCTACGCGGCGGCGGCGTCTTATGAGGTGGCGTTTGCGATGACGGTGCCCCCGCCGGTGATCGCGGCCAACCGGGCGCAGCTAATCGCGCTGATCGCTACCAATTTCTTCGGACAAAACACCCCGGCGATCGCGGCCACCGAAACGCAGTACATGCAGATGTGGGTGCAAGACGCCACCGCCATGTACGGCTATGCGGCCGACTCCGAAGTCGCCAGCACCCTGACCTCCTTTGACGAACCGCCACAGACCACCAACGCGGCAGGCCGCGACGCCCAGCCGCAGTCGGTGACGCAGGCCACCGGCAACGCCACACGGCAGCTGGCCTCGGCCGACGCCACGATGCACACTCTCAACTCCCCTAGCGCCGACTCGGCCGTGCCTGTCGCTCCGGGTCAAACTGTGGCCGCCCCGCCGGGCAGCACCATCGCCATCGGCACCGACACGGGCATGTACGTCAACAGTGGCTCGATCACGATTACCGGCCCCGGCACTAACCTCATCAGCTTCGGCAGCGTAATTGTCAACCCCGGCAGCACAATTCACACGATTATCGACTGTTCCGAGGGCGGTGTGCTGATCCCTGGCGGCGTCGACGTCACTGCCGACTCCAGCCCGCTCATCCTGACCCCCGGGTCCTTCCAGGAGGTTCTGGTCACCCTTGTCAACGGCTCCGCCACACTCCCCGTGGTGGGCGCGCAACAGGTCGCCGTCCAAACAATCGGGAACGCCGCCACCGCCATCGCCGGGCCCGCCGGCGCGTCCATCACCAACGTCTTCGGCGCGGTCACCGTCGCCACCGCTACTCCCATCCCAGGTTCGTCGAGCGCATTGGGGGCGCCTGCAATTGGGGGGCTGGCTGCGCCAGGCCTGGCGGGTGCCGCGGGAATTCAGCCGCAGCTCAACGTGGATGCGCTGATGGAGTGGGCACAAACCGCTTCCGGTTGA
- a CDS encoding FAD-dependent oxidoreductase, with protein MGSTTHLIDSPHRLGEHAVVLGAGIAGLLAARVLSEFYDSVSVVERDRLPDYPCHRRGIPQGRHVHNLHSRGLQVLDELFPGLLDDLARAGAVVVDDGELSNFYVRFGRHEMKTSGRFTDPAALALHMASRPFVEFHLRRRVKALPNVTFLDGHDVAEFVTTANIVNGVRIVRRYNGFLTTLDADLVVDATGRAARTPAFLERLGFDRPAEARAVARLSYSSQQLSIPDGSIAQRLVVFNPGGGRPGGLLLACEHDMWMLAIGQDSETGDSPTDFASMLAIAEQCLPPAITEGLRNAQPLGEAVTYRHTAAVWRRYDQLPRFPAGLLVIGDALCSLDPTYGQGMTIAALEALTLRECLGVGRTGLAQRYFRATAHYIGQTWAANQARSRVTSPTHDRNSMRQRLSRRMSEATLHAAAHDAVLAERFFRVSNFIDPPSRLRDPALIPRIALANLRALFTRSPRRATGPAVAPQPERLTVRN; from the coding sequence ATGGGTTCGACAACACATCTCATCGACTCGCCCCACCGGCTCGGCGAACACGCCGTCGTGCTGGGAGCCGGAATCGCGGGTTTGCTCGCTGCGCGCGTACTTTCGGAGTTCTACGATTCGGTCAGCGTGGTCGAACGGGACAGGCTGCCCGACTACCCGTGCCATCGCCGGGGTATACCCCAGGGACGCCATGTACACAACTTGCACAGCCGGGGCCTGCAGGTGCTGGACGAACTCTTTCCCGGCCTGCTCGACGACCTGGCCAGGGCCGGGGCGGTTGTCGTCGACGACGGTGAGCTGTCGAATTTCTACGTGCGCTTCGGGCGCCACGAGATGAAAACGTCCGGCCGATTCACGGATCCGGCCGCACTGGCGCTTCACATGGCGAGCCGGCCGTTTGTGGAGTTTCACCTGCGCCGGCGCGTCAAGGCACTGCCCAACGTGACATTCCTCGACGGGCACGACGTGGCCGAATTCGTCACCACCGCCAACATCGTCAACGGCGTGCGAATCGTCCGGCGCTACAACGGGTTTCTGACGACACTGGATGCCGATCTGGTGGTGGACGCCACCGGCCGGGCCGCGCGGACCCCCGCATTCTTGGAGAGGCTGGGTTTCGACCGTCCGGCCGAAGCCCGGGCGGTGGCCCGGTTGAGCTACTCGAGCCAACAGCTGAGCATCCCCGACGGATCCATCGCCCAGCGGTTGGTGGTGTTCAACCCCGGAGGCGGCCGGCCCGGCGGCCTATTGCTCGCCTGCGAGCACGACATGTGGATGCTGGCGATCGGCCAGGATAGCGAAACCGGTGATTCACCAACCGATTTCGCTTCAATGCTCGCGATAGCCGAGCAGTGTCTTCCCCCGGCGATCACCGAGGGGCTGCGCAATGCCCAGCCCCTCGGTGAGGCCGTCACCTATCGCCACACCGCCGCGGTCTGGCGACGCTACGACCAGCTGCCTCGATTCCCCGCGGGGCTGTTGGTGATCGGCGATGCGTTGTGCAGCCTCGACCCGACCTACGGCCAGGGCATGACGATCGCCGCGCTGGAAGCACTGACCCTGCGCGAATGCCTCGGCGTGGGCAGAACCGGCCTGGCGCAACGGTATTTCCGGGCGACGGCGCACTACATCGGCCAAACATGGGCCGCTAATCAAGCCAGGTCGCGGGTCACTTCCCCGACTCACGACCGGAATTCCATGCGGCAGCGGCTATCCCGCCGGATGTCGGAGGCAACGCTGCACGCCGCCGCCCACGATGCGGTGCTGGCCGAGCGGTTCTTCCGGGTCTCCAACTTCATCGACCCGCCGTCGCGGCTGCGGGATCCCGCCCTGATACCGCGCATCGCGCTGGCCAATCTGCGGGCGCTGTTCACCCGGTCGCCGCGGCGCGCAACCGGACCCGCGGTCGCCCCGCAACCCGAGCGGCTTACCGTGCGGAACTAG
- a CDS encoding class II 3-deoxy-7-phosphoheptulonate synthase codes for MNWTVDIPIDQLPALPPLPADLRTRLDAALAKPAAEQPSWPEEQAAAMRTVLESVPPVTVPSEIARLQDQLAQVAKGEAFLLQGGDCAETFVDNTEPHIRGNVRALLQMAVVLTYGASLPVVKVARIAGQYAKPRSADIDALGLKSYRGDMINGFAPDGAAREHDPSRLVRAYANASAAMNLMRALTSSGLASLHGVHDWNREFVRTSPAGARYEALAAEIDRALSFMSACGVADRNLQTAEIYASHEALVLDYERAMLRLSESEDGKPQLYDLSAHTVWIGERTRQLDGAHIAFAEVIANPIGIKLGPTMTPELAMEYVERLDPQNKPGRLTLVSRMGNNKVRDLLPPIIEKVQATGHQVIWQCDPMHGNTHESSTGYKTRHFDRIVDEVQGFFEVHHALGTHPGGIHVEITGEDVTECLGGAQDISDHDLGGRYETACDPRLNTQQSLELAFLVAEMLRD; via the coding sequence ATGAACTGGACCGTCGACATACCGATCGACCAGCTGCCGGCACTGCCGCCGCTGCCCGCTGACCTGCGGACGCGGCTGGACGCTGCTCTGGCCAAGCCGGCCGCTGAGCAACCGTCCTGGCCCGAGGAACAGGCCGCGGCGATGCGTACGGTCCTCGAGAGCGTCCCGCCGGTGACGGTGCCGTCCGAAATCGCCCGGCTGCAAGACCAACTCGCCCAGGTCGCCAAGGGCGAGGCATTCCTGCTGCAGGGCGGCGACTGCGCCGAGACGTTCGTCGACAACACCGAGCCGCACATCCGCGGCAACGTCCGGGCCCTGCTGCAGATGGCGGTGGTGCTCACCTACGGTGCCAGCCTGCCGGTGGTCAAGGTGGCCCGCATCGCCGGTCAGTACGCCAAGCCCCGGTCGGCCGACATCGACGCGCTGGGCCTGAAGTCCTATCGCGGCGACATGATCAACGGCTTCGCCCCGGATGGCGCTGCGCGCGAACATGATCCGTCGCGGCTGGTGCGCGCCTACGCCAACGCCAGCGCGGCGATGAACCTGATGCGGGCGCTGACGTCGTCGGGCCTGGCGTCGCTACACGGGGTGCACGACTGGAACCGGGAGTTCGTCCGGACCTCGCCGGCCGGCGCCCGCTACGAGGCATTGGCGGCCGAGATCGATCGCGCGCTGAGCTTCATGAGCGCGTGTGGCGTGGCCGACCGCAATCTGCAGACCGCCGAGATCTACGCCAGCCACGAGGCCCTGGTGCTCGACTACGAGCGCGCGATGCTGCGGCTGTCGGAAAGCGAAGACGGCAAGCCCCAGCTGTACGACCTGTCGGCGCACACCGTGTGGATCGGGGAGCGGACCCGCCAGCTCGACGGTGCCCACATCGCGTTCGCCGAGGTGATCGCGAACCCGATCGGCATCAAGCTCGGCCCGACGATGACGCCCGAGCTGGCGATGGAGTACGTCGAGCGCCTCGACCCGCAGAACAAGCCGGGCCGGCTCACGCTGGTCAGCCGGATGGGCAACAACAAGGTGCGCGACCTACTCCCGCCGATCATCGAGAAGGTGCAGGCCACCGGTCACCAGGTGATCTGGCAGTGCGACCCGATGCACGGCAACACCCACGAGTCGTCCACCGGGTACAAGACTCGCCACTTCGACCGCATCGTCGACGAGGTGCAGGGCTTCTTCGAGGTGCATCACGCGCTGGGCACGCATCCGGGCGGCATCCACGTCGAGATCACCGGCGAGGACGTCACCGAGTGTTTGGGTGGCGCACAAGACATTTCGGACCACGACCTGGGCGGCCGTTACGAGACTGCGTGCGACCCGCGGCTGAACACCCAGCAGTCGCTGGAGCTGGCGTTCCTGGTCGCCGAGATGCTGCGCGACTAG
- a CDS encoding polyadenylate-specific 3'-exoribonuclease AS, protein MRYFYDTEFIEDGRTIELVSIGVVAEDGREYYAVSTEFDPERAGAWVRANVLPKLPPPASQLWRSRKQIRHDLEDFFGISGGQAAEPIELWAWVAAYDHVALCQLWGPMPGLPKAIPRFTRELRQLWEDRGSPRLPPRHRDVHDALVDARDQMRRFRLIVSGDDAGAQATR, encoded by the coding sequence GTGCGGTACTTCTACGACACCGAGTTCATCGAGGACGGCCGCACCATTGAGCTGGTCTCGATCGGGGTGGTCGCCGAAGACGGCCGCGAGTACTACGCCGTGTCCACCGAATTCGATCCGGAGCGCGCCGGAGCCTGGGTGCGCGCCAACGTTTTGCCCAAGCTGCCGCCGCCCGCCTCCCAACTGTGGCGCTCGCGCAAGCAGATTCGCCACGACCTGGAGGATTTCTTCGGCATCTCCGGCGGCCAGGCCGCCGAGCCGATCGAGCTCTGGGCCTGGGTGGCGGCCTACGACCACGTTGCGTTGTGCCAACTGTGGGGGCCGATGCCGGGACTGCCGAAGGCGATACCGCGCTTCACCCGGGAGCTGCGCCAACTCTGGGAGGACCGGGGCTCGCCGCGGTTGCCGCCGCGGCACCGCGACGTCCACGACGCGCTGGTCGATGCCCGCGATCAGATGCGCCGATTCAGGCTGATAGTGTCCGGCGACGATGCGGGCGCGCAAGCGACCCGTTAA